One window of the Rhizorhabdus dicambivorans genome contains the following:
- a CDS encoding RlmE family RNA methyltransferase — translation MTRGTGSRQRIKTAKGRSASSIKWIQRQLNDPYVRKAQAEGYRSRAAYKLIELDERFHFLKGAKRVIDLGIAPGGWTQVVRRVCPQAAVVGIDLLPTDPIDGATILQMDFMSDEAPALLAEALGGPADIVLSDMAANTVGHQQTDHLRTMALVEAGCLFASEVLRPGGAYVAKVLAGGADHSLVAELKRLFTTVKHAKPPASRKDSSEWYVIAQGFKGRPDGASEAAAED, via the coding sequence GTGACGCGCGGGACCGGCAGCCGCCAGCGGATCAAGACCGCCAAGGGGCGCAGCGCCTCGTCGATCAAGTGGATCCAGCGCCAGCTCAACGATCCCTATGTCCGCAAGGCGCAGGCCGAGGGCTATCGCTCGCGCGCGGCCTACAAGCTGATCGAGCTGGACGAGCGCTTCCACTTCCTCAAGGGTGCGAAGCGGGTGATCGATCTCGGCATCGCGCCCGGCGGCTGGACCCAGGTGGTCCGCCGCGTCTGCCCGCAGGCGGCGGTGGTCGGCATCGATCTGCTGCCGACCGATCCGATCGACGGCGCCACCATCCTCCAGATGGATTTCATGAGCGACGAGGCCCCAGCCCTGCTCGCCGAGGCGCTGGGCGGCCCCGCCGACATCGTCCTGTCGGATATGGCCGCGAACACCGTCGGCCACCAGCAGACCGATCATCTGCGCACCATGGCGCTGGTCGAGGCCGGCTGCCTGTTCGCCAGCGAGGTGCTGCGCCCTGGCGGCGCCTATGTCGCCAAGGTCCTCGCGGGCGGCGCCGATCACAGCCTGGTCGCCGAGCTGAAGCGCCTGTTCACCACCGTCAAGCATGCCAAGCCCCCGGCCAGCCGCAAGGACTCGTCCGAATGGTATGTCATCGCGCAGGGATTCAAAGGGCGGCCCGACGGCGCCAGCGAGGCCGCGGCGGAAGACTGA
- a CDS encoding ribonuclease T2 family protein: MRGRLPILLAATLLSACAKKDAPACDIPADLPRPMLEGPSIDEPRRILPIGGYTLAVSWTPEYCVNRASSPQDRIRCGAEKPFGFTLHGLWPDGEGAQWPQYCTPTRLVPEPVIRAHLCSTPSPQLIQHEWEKHGTCMAKTPADYFRRSGALFAELRFPEMEQYRGRTMKAAEFQKLFADANPGMAPDQMRLNIGKTGWLEEVWLCLDKGFHRRACPAHQGGALPEQVVRIR; the protein is encoded by the coding sequence ATGCGCGGGCGGCTTCCCATCCTTCTCGCCGCCACGCTCCTTTCCGCCTGCGCGAAGAAGGATGCGCCCGCCTGCGATATCCCCGCCGATCTGCCGCGGCCGATGCTGGAGGGGCCGAGCATCGACGAGCCGCGCCGGATATTGCCGATCGGCGGCTATACGCTGGCGGTGAGCTGGACCCCCGAATATTGCGTCAACCGCGCCTCCAGCCCGCAGGACCGCATCCGCTGTGGCGCGGAGAAGCCGTTCGGCTTCACCCTGCATGGCCTGTGGCCGGACGGGGAGGGGGCGCAATGGCCGCAATATTGCACGCCGACCCGGCTGGTGCCCGAGCCGGTGATCCGCGCGCATCTGTGCAGCACGCCATCGCCACAGTTGATCCAGCATGAATGGGAGAAGCACGGCACCTGCATGGCGAAGACGCCCGCCGATTATTTCCGGCGGAGCGGCGCGCTGTTCGCCGAGCTGCGCTTCCCCGAGATGGAACAATATCGCGGCCGGACGATGAAGGCGGCCGAATTCCAGAAGCTGTTCGCCGACGCAAATCCGGGCATGGCGCCGGACCAGATGCGGCTGAACATCGGCAAGACCGGCTGGCTGGAGGAGGTGTGGCTGTGCCTGGACAAGGGCTTCCACCGCCGCGCCTGCCCGGCGCACCAGGGCGGGGCACTGCCCGAACAGGTGGTGCGGATACGGTAG
- the nadC gene encoding carboxylating nicotinate-nucleotide diphosphorylase, which translates to MTFKLPDFDLDAFVRSTLAEDMGQGGDVTSAATIPADALFEGEMASRDAISLAGLPIAEAFFRALDPDVEIERLAGDGDRVAKGGVLMRLRGKARAMLTAERSALNTVQHLSGVATLTSAYVDAIAGTGATLLDTRKTIPGLRVLEKYAVRMGGGTNHRMRLDDAAMIKDNHVAVAGGIGEAVRRAVVAGISRIMVEVDRIDQIEPALAAGATHLMLDNMDPPTLRGAVTLIGGRVPTEATGGVRLDTIKEIARTGVTYISVGRLTQSAPAADIGLDFRAL; encoded by the coding sequence ATGACGTTTAAACTTCCCGATTTCGACCTCGACGCCTTCGTCCGATCGACCCTTGCCGAGGATATGGGGCAGGGGGGGGACGTCACCTCCGCCGCGACGATCCCGGCCGATGCGCTGTTCGAGGGCGAGATGGCGAGCCGTGACGCGATCAGCCTGGCCGGGCTGCCGATCGCGGAGGCCTTCTTCCGCGCGCTTGACCCCGATGTCGAGATCGAGCGGCTGGCCGGCGACGGTGACCGCGTGGCGAAGGGCGGCGTACTGATGCGGCTGAGGGGCAAGGCGCGGGCGATGCTGACCGCCGAGCGGTCGGCGCTCAACACCGTCCAGCACCTGTCGGGCGTGGCGACGCTGACCAGCGCCTATGTCGACGCGATCGCGGGCACCGGCGCGACCCTGCTCGACACCCGCAAGACCATCCCCGGCCTGCGCGTGCTGGAGAAATATGCGGTGCGGATGGGCGGCGGCACCAACCACCGCATGCGGCTCGACGATGCGGCGATGATCAAGGACAATCATGTCGCGGTGGCCGGCGGGATCGGCGAGGCGGTGCGCCGCGCGGTCGTCGCCGGGATATCGCGGATCATGGTCGAGGTCGACCGGATCGACCAGATCGAACCCGCGCTGGCGGCGGGCGCGACCCATCTGATGCTCGACAATATGGACCCGCCGACCCTGCGCGGCGCCGTCACCCTGATCGGCGGACGGGTGCCGACCGAGGCGACGGGCGGCGTGCGGCTCGACACGATCAAGGAGATCGCCCGCACGGGCGTCACCTATATCTCGGTCGGGCGGCTGACCCAGTCTGCCCCGGCGGCCGATATCGGGCTGGATTTCCGGGCGCTGTGA
- the nadA gene encoding quinolinate synthase NadA — MNAVTENLTGIDLRAEIDRLRKERNAVILAHYYQAPEIQDLADFVGDSLDLSRKAAATDAEVIAFCGVRFMAEVAKILSPEKTVILPDMDAGCSLEDSCPPEEFARFRAAHPDHLALTYINCSAAVKAHSDIIVTSSSAATILSQIPLDQKIIFAPDRHLGGYFARTTGREMLLWEGSCIVHEAFSETELLKLKAQHPGAPVAAHPECPVHILDHADYVGSTRGILDYVLNSDAETFIVATEPHIIHQMEKAAPHKTFIGAPGADGNCNCNMCPYMALNTLEKLYIALRDLEPQIHVDEETRVKAKRSLDRMLEMTGGLSGPDVGRPKI, encoded by the coding sequence ATGAATGCGGTTACCGAGAATCTGACGGGGATCGACCTGCGCGCCGAGATCGATCGGCTGCGCAAGGAACGCAACGCCGTGATCCTCGCCCATTATTACCAGGCCCCGGAGATACAGGATCTCGCCGATTTCGTCGGCGACAGCCTGGACCTGTCGCGCAAGGCGGCGGCCACCGACGCCGAGGTGATCGCCTTCTGCGGGGTGCGCTTCATGGCCGAGGTGGCGAAGATATTGTCGCCCGAGAAGACCGTGATCCTGCCCGACATGGACGCCGGGTGCAGCCTGGAGGACAGCTGCCCGCCCGAGGAATTCGCCCGGTTCCGCGCCGCGCATCCCGACCATCTGGCGCTGACCTACATCAACTGCTCGGCGGCGGTGAAGGCGCATAGCGACATCATCGTCACCTCCTCCTCGGCGGCGACCATCCTGTCGCAGATCCCGCTGGACCAGAAGATCATCTTCGCGCCCGACCGGCATCTGGGCGGCTATTTCGCGCGGACGACCGGACGCGAGATGCTGCTGTGGGAGGGCAGCTGCATCGTCCATGAGGCGTTCTCGGAAACCGAACTGCTCAAGCTCAAGGCCCAGCATCCGGGCGCGCCCGTCGCCGCGCATCCCGAGTGCCCGGTCCATATCCTCGACCATGCCGATTATGTCGGATCGACCCGCGGCATCCTCGACTATGTACTGAACAGCGACGCCGAGACCTTCATCGTCGCGACCGAGCCGCACATCATCCACCAGATGGAGAAGGCGGCGCCGCACAAGACCTTCATCGGCGCGCCCGGCGCGGACGGCAACTGCAACTGCAACATGTGCCCCTATATGGCGCTCAACACGCTGGAGAAGCTCTATATCGCGCTGCGCGACCTGGAGCCGCAGATCCATGTCGACGAGGAGACGCGGGTGAAGGCCAAGCGCTCGCTGGACCGGATGCTGGAGATGACCGGGGGGCTTTCGGGTCCCGATGTGGGCCGGCCGAAGATCTGA
- a CDS encoding MBL fold metallo-hydrolase has protein sequence MSEQIVGVAQMQHPLVRRLLAGNPGPFTYSGTQTYLVGTRDVAVVDPGPDLPGHVDAILAAIGDAPLKAIVCTHTHRDHSPAAVELKARTGAPIIGCAPLVLDDSGPRADAAFDRTYVPDEAMADEARIEGDGWTLEAVHTPGHTSNHICYALPEAQVLFTGDHVMGWSTSVISPPDGNMGDYLASLDRLMAREQDSLYFSAHGDPIERPHRFVRGLIGHRKQREGQILRLLEKDVAAIPEMVKQMYSGVDPRLHGAAGLSVLAHLIDLQMRGIVRNDDDLWSLAA, from the coding sequence ATGAGCGAACAGATCGTCGGCGTCGCCCAGATGCAGCATCCCCTGGTGCGCCGGCTGTTGGCCGGCAACCCGGGGCCGTTCACCTATAGCGGCACCCAGACCTATCTGGTCGGGACGCGCGATGTGGCGGTGGTCGATCCGGGCCCCGATCTTCCCGGACATGTCGATGCGATCCTGGCCGCGATCGGGGATGCGCCGCTGAAGGCGATCGTCTGCACCCATACCCATCGCGACCACAGCCCGGCCGCCGTCGAGCTGAAGGCGCGGACCGGTGCGCCGATCATCGGCTGCGCGCCGCTGGTGCTGGACGACAGCGGCCCGCGCGCCGACGCGGCGTTCGATCGGACCTATGTTCCCGACGAGGCGATGGCCGACGAGGCCCGGATCGAGGGCGATGGCTGGACGCTGGAGGCTGTCCATACCCCCGGCCACACCTCCAACCATATCTGCTACGCGCTGCCGGAGGCGCAGGTGCTGTTCACCGGGGACCATGTGATGGGCTGGTCGACATCGGTGATCAGCCCGCCGGACGGCAATATGGGCGACTATCTGGCGAGCCTCGACCGGCTGATGGCCCGCGAGCAGGACAGCCTCTATTTCTCCGCGCATGGCGATCCGATCGAGCGGCCGCACCGCTTCGTCCGTGGCCTGATCGGCCACCGCAAGCAGCGCGAGGGCCAGATATTGCGCCTGCTGGAGAAGGATGTAGCCGCGATCCCCGAGATGGTGAAGCAGATGTATTCGGGCGTCGATCCGCGCCTGCACGGGGCGGCCGGCCTGTCGGTGCTGGCGCATCTGATCGACCTGCAGATGCGTGGTATCGTTCGCAATGATGACGATCTATGGAGTTTGGCGGCGTAG
- a CDS encoding glycerophosphodiester phosphodiesterase, producing the protein MTAPLDAKPIIIAHRGASGERPEHTLAAYKRAIEQGADYIEPDLVMTKDNVLVIRHENEISGTTDVANHPEFADRRTAKTIDGKPVVGWFTEDFTLAELKTLHARERLPQIRPANMGWLEERIATLDEALALLRGTKRRVGIYPETKHPSYFASIGKPMEKALVEALARAGFTGRDDPVFLQSFEVTNLKALRAMTSLRLVQLIGDEPPWDQTEAGSGMTVADMVSPDGLKAIAGYADAIGPYKLLIEPRDAAGQALPPTTLVADAHAAGLQVHAWTFRRENIFLAAGDRIGEDQAARGDAAAEYRRFLGYGVDGLFSDFPAEAVAARDMAER; encoded by the coding sequence ATGACCGCTCCCCTGGACGCCAAGCCGATCATCATCGCCCATCGCGGCGCATCGGGCGAGCGGCCCGAGCATACGCTGGCGGCCTATAAGCGCGCGATCGAGCAGGGCGCCGACTATATCGAGCCCGATCTGGTGATGACGAAGGACAATGTCCTCGTCATCCGCCATGAGAACGAGATTTCGGGCACGACCGATGTCGCGAACCATCCCGAGTTCGCCGACCGCCGCACGGCCAAGACGATCGACGGCAAGCCGGTGGTCGGCTGGTTCACCGAGGATTTCACCCTTGCCGAATTGAAGACGCTCCATGCGCGCGAGCGGCTGCCGCAGATCCGCCCGGCGAATATGGGCTGGCTGGAGGAGCGGATCGCCACGCTGGACGAGGCGCTGGCGCTGCTGCGGGGCACGAAGCGCCGGGTGGGCATCTATCCCGAGACCAAGCATCCCAGCTATTTCGCGTCGATCGGCAAGCCGATGGAGAAGGCGCTGGTCGAGGCGCTGGCGCGGGCGGGCTTCACCGGGCGCGACGATCCGGTGTTCCTCCAGTCGTTCGAGGTGACGAACCTCAAGGCGCTGCGCGCGATGACCAGCCTGCGCCTCGTGCAGCTGATCGGCGACGAGCCGCCCTGGGACCAGACCGAGGCGGGCAGCGGCATGACCGTCGCCGACATGGTGAGCCCCGACGGGCTGAAGGCGATCGCCGGCTATGCCGATGCGATCGGCCCGTACAAGCTGCTGATCGAGCCGCGCGACGCGGCGGGGCAGGCGCTGCCGCCGACGACCCTCGTGGCGGACGCGCACGCGGCGGGCCTGCAGGTCCATGCCTGGACCTTCCGCCGCGAGAACATCTTCCTGGCCGCAGGCGACCGGATCGGCGAGGACCAGGCGGCGCGCGGCGACGCGGCGGCGGAGTATCGCCGCTTCCTGGGCTATGGCGTGGACGGGCTGTTCAGCGATTTTCCCGCCGAGGCGGTGGCGGCGCGGGATATGGCAGAAAGATGA
- the grxD gene encoding Grx4 family monothiol glutaredoxin: MSDDAQTRIATAVKSADVLLFMKGTPLFPQCGFSSRAIAILDHLGVEYATVDVLQDPAIRAGIKEYSDWPTIPQLYVGGEFVGGSDIMMEMYEAGELLELLDQKGIAHA, encoded by the coding sequence ATGAGTGACGACGCCCAGACCCGTATCGCGACTGCGGTCAAGTCGGCCGATGTGCTGCTGTTCATGAAGGGCACGCCGCTGTTCCCGCAATGCGGCTTCTCCAGCCGCGCGATCGCCATCCTCGACCATCTCGGCGTCGAATATGCGACCGTCGATGTGCTGCAGGACCCGGCGATCCGCGCCGGGATCAAGGAATATTCGGACTGGCCGACCATCCCCCAGCTCTATGTCGGCGGCGAGTTCGTCGGCGGATCGGACATCATGATGGAGATGTACGAGGCCGGTGAGCTGCTCGAACTGCTCGACCAGAAGGGCATCGCCCACGCCTGA
- a CDS encoding BolA family protein, producing the protein MPMAASEIEAMIKAALPDALVEITDLAGDGDHYAARVVSETFRGLPRVRQHQRVYEALGGRMGGVLHALQLTTATPD; encoded by the coding sequence ATGCCGATGGCAGCGAGCGAGATCGAGGCGATGATCAAGGCGGCGCTGCCCGATGCGCTGGTCGAGATCACCGATCTTGCCGGCGATGGCGACCATTATGCGGCCCGCGTAGTCAGCGAGACGTTTCGCGGGCTTCCCCGCGTCCGCCAGCACCAGCGCGTCTATGAAGCCCTGGGTGGCCGGATGGGGGGCGTGCTCCACGCGCTCCAGCTGACCACCGCGACGCCCGATTGA
- a CDS encoding DUF1476 domain-containing protein has translation MTTFDDREQAFENKFAHDQEMAFRITARRNRLLGQWAAGLMNLTAAEADGYAKSVVQADFEEAGDEDVIRKLLGDLTTAGVDIDDARIRAALDAKTIEARRQLMEGK, from the coding sequence ATGACAACCTTCGACGATCGCGAACAGGCCTTCGAGAACAAGTTCGCCCATGATCAGGAGATGGCCTTCCGCATCACCGCGCGGCGGAACCGGCTGCTCGGCCAGTGGGCCGCCGGCCTGATGAACCTGACCGCCGCCGAGGCGGACGGCTATGCCAAGTCGGTCGTCCAGGCCGATTTCGAGGAAGCCGGCGACGAGGACGTGATCCGCAAGCTGCTGGGCGACCTGACCACGGCCGGCGTCGACATCGACGATGCCCGCATCCGGGCCGCGCTCGACGCGAAGACGATCGAAGCGCGCCGCCAGCTGATGGAAGGCAAATAA
- a CDS encoding NADPH:quinone oxidoreductase family protein: MRALVSAATGGPESLVLRELPDPVAGPGQLLVRVKACGLNFPDALVIEDKYQIRPPRPFAPGSEIAGVVEAVGEDVTGWAPGDALASVTLHGGLAEKIAVPVDEAFRLQAGQSFEQAAALLLTYGTAIHALVDRGQAKAGETLLVLGAAGGVGIASIQVGKALGLRVIAAVSSDEKAAEARAAGADDALVYGAAPFDRDQSRALADRFKAAVGGEGADIVVDPVGGDYAEPAFRAMGWNGRYLVLGFTAGIPKLPLNLPLLKSADVRGVAWGAWAVRDPEGNRANAARLFAWLEQGLIAPRIAETLPFERAAEGIARLKGRGAIGKLVVSLG, encoded by the coding sequence GTGAGGGCGCTCGTCTCGGCAGCGACCGGCGGGCCGGAAAGCCTGGTCCTGCGCGAGCTTCCCGATCCGGTGGCGGGGCCGGGCCAGCTGCTGGTCCGCGTGAAGGCCTGCGGGCTGAACTTCCCCGATGCGCTGGTGATCGAGGATAAATATCAGATCCGTCCGCCACGCCCCTTCGCCCCCGGCAGCGAGATCGCGGGCGTCGTCGAGGCGGTGGGCGAGGACGTGACCGGCTGGGCGCCGGGCGACGCTCTGGCCTCCGTCACCCTGCACGGCGGGCTGGCGGAGAAGATCGCGGTGCCTGTAGACGAGGCGTTCCGCCTGCAGGCGGGGCAATCGTTCGAACAAGCGGCGGCGCTGCTGCTGACCTATGGCACGGCGATCCACGCGCTGGTCGACCGCGGCCAGGCGAAGGCTGGCGAGACGCTGCTGGTGCTGGGCGCGGCGGGCGGCGTCGGCATCGCCTCGATCCAGGTCGGCAAGGCGCTGGGGCTGCGGGTGATAGCAGCGGTGTCCAGCGACGAGAAGGCCGCCGAGGCGCGGGCCGCCGGGGCCGACGACGCGCTGGTCTACGGCGCGGCACCGTTCGACCGGGACCAGTCGCGCGCGCTGGCCGATCGCTTCAAGGCGGCGGTGGGCGGCGAGGGGGCCGACATCGTCGTCGATCCCGTCGGTGGCGACTATGCCGAACCGGCCTTCCGCGCGATGGGCTGGAACGGGCGCTATCTGGTGCTCGGCTTCACCGCCGGCATCCCGAAGCTGCCGCTCAACCTGCCGCTGCTCAAGAGCGCGGATGTGCGCGGCGTCGCCTGGGGCGCCTGGGCGGTGCGCGATCCCGAGGGAAACCGGGCGAATGCCGCGCGGCTGTTCGCCTGGCTGGAACAGGGGCTGATCGCGCCGCGCATCGCCGAAACCCTGCCGTTCGAGCGCGCGGCCGAGGGCATCGCCCGGCTGAAGGGGCGCGGCGCCATCGGCAAGCTGGTGGTGTCGCTGGGCTGA
- the leuD gene encoding 3-isopropylmalate dehydratase small subunit, which yields MKPIREVEGRAIPLGLKNIDTDVIIPAHYLKTITRKGLGKGAFETIRAQPGNIFDDPGYAGANILIAGDNFGCGSSREHAAWALNDMGIDAVIAPSFSDIFSGNAFKNGILTVVLPQEAVDRLLEVAKTDPIGIDLEHQTVTTPFQDRFTFEIDPFRKHCLLNGLDEVGMTLAQDAIIAGFESKMAAERPWL from the coding sequence ATGAAGCCGATCCGCGAGGTCGAGGGCCGGGCGATCCCGCTGGGCCTGAAAAATATCGATACCGACGTGATCATCCCGGCGCATTATCTGAAGACGATCACCCGCAAGGGGCTCGGCAAGGGTGCGTTCGAGACGATCCGCGCCCAGCCCGGCAACATCTTCGACGATCCCGGATATGCGGGCGCCAACATCCTGATCGCGGGTGATAATTTCGGCTGCGGGTCGAGCCGCGAACATGCCGCCTGGGCGCTCAACGACATGGGGATCGACGCGGTGATCGCGCCGAGCTTCTCCGACATCTTCTCGGGCAACGCCTTCAAGAACGGCATATTGACCGTGGTGCTGCCGCAGGAGGCGGTCGACCGGCTGCTCGAAGTCGCCAAGACCGACCCGATCGGCATCGACCTGGAGCATCAGACGGTGACGACGCCGTTTCAGGACCGCTTCACCTTCGAGATCGATCCGTTCCGCAAGCATTGCCTGCTCAACGGCCTCGACGAGGTGGGCATGACCCTGGCGCAGGACGCGATCATCGCCGGCTTCGAAAGCAAGATGGCGGCGGAGCGGCCCTGGCTGTGA
- a CDS encoding N-acyl homoserine lactonase family protein: MRLIAAGLAALLAASAASAAPVPGTVDKLWRLDCGRSRVNQLNLFSDTQAYTGQTRELVASCYLIKDGDAYMLWDSGYPVSLKGAPIDAVKPISATLDRTILEQLAALGVKPEQIGLIGISHYHGDHIGQAADFPKAKLVIGAGDLAAARKHEPTAKALAPWMGEGAKVEAVEGDKDLFGDGSVTMIDLRGHTPGHHGLLVRLPKTGAVLLSGDVAHFHENLDSDGVPTFNTDRADSLAAMDRFRKLARSLKAIAIIQHDPRDVAKLPAFPQGAE, encoded by the coding sequence ATGAGGCTGATCGCGGCAGGGCTGGCGGCGCTGCTCGCGGCTTCGGCGGCGAGCGCCGCGCCGGTGCCGGGCACGGTCGACAAGCTGTGGCGGCTCGATTGCGGCCGCAGCCGGGTCAACCAGCTCAACCTGTTCTCGGACACGCAGGCCTATACGGGCCAGACCCGGGAACTGGTCGCCAGCTGCTACCTGATCAAGGATGGCGACGCCTATATGCTGTGGGACAGCGGCTATCCGGTGTCGCTGAAGGGCGCGCCGATCGACGCGGTGAAGCCGATCAGCGCGACGCTGGACAGGACGATCCTCGAGCAGCTGGCGGCGCTGGGCGTCAAGCCCGAGCAGATCGGCCTGATCGGGATCAGCCATTATCATGGCGACCATATCGGCCAGGCCGCCGACTTCCCGAAGGCCAAGCTGGTGATCGGCGCGGGCGACCTGGCGGCCGCGCGCAAGCATGAGCCGACCGCCAAGGCGCTGGCCCCGTGGATGGGCGAGGGCGCCAAGGTGGAAGCCGTTGAGGGCGACAAGGACCTGTTCGGCGACGGCAGCGTGACGATGATTGACCTGCGGGGGCACACGCCCGGCCATCACGGCCTGCTGGTGCGGCTGCCGAAGACCGGCGCCGTGCTGCTGTCGGGCGATGTCGCCCATTTCCACGAGAATCTCGACAGCGACGGCGTGCCCACCTTCAACACCGATCGTGCCGATTCGCTGGCGGCGATGGACCGTTTCCGCAAGCTCGCCAGGTCGCTGAAGGCGATCGCGATCATCCAGCATGATCCGCGCGACGTGGCCAAGCTGCCCGCCTTTCCCCAAGGAGCCGAATGA
- the leuC gene encoding 3-isopropylmalate dehydratase large subunit: protein MSSKPRTLYEKIWDAHVVERREDGTCLIYIDRHLVHEVTSPQAFEALRVAGRKLRRPDLTLAVPDHNLPTTARVDAQGARIPIADAESASQLAALEKNAPEFGVPYIDATAPEQGIVHVVGPEQGFSLPGTTIVCGDSHTAAHGGLGALAFGIGTSEIEHVMATQTLLLKQSKSMEIRVEGTLGAGVTPKDVILHIIGVIGAAGGTGYVIEYTGNVFREMSIEGRLTVSNMSIEAGARAGLIAPDEATFVYVKGRPMAPTGEAWDKALAWWKTLPTDAGAQYDKVVIIDAADIAPCLTWGTSPEDVVPITGVVPDPAGFADPSKQVAAQKSLDYMGLTPGTRMDEVPVEHVFIGSCTNSRIEDLRAAAAIARGRKVAANVRQALVVPGSGLVKRQAEAEGLDRIFIEAGFEWREPGCSMCLAMNPDKVPAGERCASTSNRNFVGRQGPGARTHLVSPAMAAAAAVTGHLADVRALEPVG, encoded by the coding sequence ATGTCGAGCAAGCCCCGCACCCTGTACGAGAAGATCTGGGACGCGCATGTCGTCGAGCGCCGTGAAGACGGCACCTGCCTGATCTATATCGACCGCCACCTCGTCCATGAGGTCACCAGCCCCCAGGCCTTCGAGGCGCTCCGCGTCGCGGGACGCAAGCTCCGGCGGCCGGACCTGACGCTCGCGGTGCCCGACCACAACCTTCCTACCACCGCGCGGGTCGACGCGCAGGGCGCGCGCATCCCGATCGCGGATGCCGAATCGGCGAGCCAGCTTGCCGCGCTGGAGAAGAACGCGCCCGAGTTCGGCGTGCCCTATATCGACGCGACCGCGCCCGAGCAGGGCATCGTCCATGTCGTGGGGCCCGAGCAGGGCTTCTCGCTGCCAGGCACGACGATCGTCTGCGGCGACAGCCACACCGCCGCGCATGGCGGCCTGGGCGCACTGGCCTTCGGCATCGGCACGTCCGAGATCGAGCATGTCATGGCGACCCAGACGCTGCTGCTCAAGCAGTCCAAGTCGATGGAGATCCGCGTCGAGGGCACGCTGGGCGCGGGCGTGACCCCCAAGGACGTGATCCTGCACATCATCGGCGTGATCGGCGCGGCCGGCGGCACCGGCTATGTCATCGAATATACCGGCAACGTGTTCCGCGAGATGTCGATCGAGGGGCGGCTGACCGTCTCCAACATGTCCATCGAGGCCGGCGCGCGGGCGGGCCTGATCGCGCCCGACGAGGCGACCTTCGTCTATGTGAAGGGACGGCCGATGGCGCCGACCGGCGAGGCATGGGACAAGGCGCTCGCCTGGTGGAAGACGCTGCCGACCGATGCCGGCGCGCAATATGACAAGGTCGTCATCATCGACGCCGCCGACATCGCGCCCTGCCTGACCTGGGGCACCAGCCCTGAGGACGTGGTGCCGATCACCGGCGTGGTTCCCGATCCGGCGGGCTTCGCCGATCCTTCCAAGCAGGTCGCGGCGCAGAAGTCGCTCGACTATATGGGGCTGACGCCGGGCACCCGCATGGACGAGGTGCCGGTCGAGCATGTCTTCATCGGCAGCTGCACCAACAGCCGGATCGAGGACCTGCGCGCCGCCGCCGCGATCGCGCGCGGCCGCAAGGTGGCTGCCAATGTCCGCCAGGCGCTGGTGGTGCCCGGCTCCGGGCTGGTCAAGCGCCAGGCCGAGGCCGAGGGGCTGGACCGCATCTTCATCGAGGCGGGCTTCGAATGGCGCGAGCCGGGCTGCTCGATGTGCCTGGCGATGAACCCGGACAAGGTGCCGGCGGGCGAGCGCTGTGCCTCCACCTCCAACCGCAATTTCGTCGGCCGGCAGGGGCCGGGCGCGCGCACCCACCTCGTCAGCCCCGCCATGGCGGCGGCGGCGGCGGTGACCGGCCATCTGGCCGACGTGCGCGCGCTGGAGCCGGTCGGATGA
- a CDS encoding response regulator produces the protein MKKPSFDDADGRRLSVLVVEDEEDVRQSAVFALEEFGYEALQARDGREGLALLEARPDIDLLFTDVRMPGDIDGVELAFTVRSRWPAVAIIIVSGFLDLRGSRLPAGAAFLPKPYRFAALKALIEQQLARRPHAGQP, from the coding sequence GTGAAGAAACCGTCATTTGATGATGCGGATGGCCGTCGCCTGTCGGTCCTCGTCGTTGAGGATGAAGAAGATGTCCGCCAGTCGGCCGTCTTCGCGCTGGAGGAATTCGGCTATGAGGCGCTCCAGGCGCGCGATGGCCGTGAGGGCCTGGCCCTGCTCGAGGCGCGGCCCGACATCGATCTGCTGTTCACCGACGTCCGCATGCCCGGGGACATTGACGGGGTGGAGCTGGCCTTCACCGTGCGCAGCCGCTGGCCGGCGGTCGCGATCATCATCGTCTCGGGCTTCCTGGATCTGCGCGGATCGCGCCTGCCGGCCGGCGCCGCCTTCCTGCCCAAGCCCTATCGCTTCGCCGCGCTGAAGGCGCTGATCGAGCAGCAGCTCGCCCGCCGCCCGCACGCGGGGCAGCCCTGA